The following proteins are co-located in the Halarcobacter sp. genome:
- a CDS encoding tetratricopeptide repeat protein, which translates to MDNKMVYTPQIFEKNDLEDAKKIILTKEGNVSSEERWDKETSFVVDDIISKLDLDENKTILDYGCGIGRIAKELIEKTSCKIIGVDISESMRKLATEYVNSSNFEAISLEEFKNKIEEGKKFDFAYSIWVLQHCIKPQEDIKLIKKSLKDDALIYILNNLKSAVPTNKGWIDNKVNIHSLLIKEFEEKSISKLPIEISSEKISNNTFISLLKNSKYKLISLFQEAHKAYSQNDLEKAKKLYEKILNEDSKNAEAYCNLGFILRKLGKNKEAFDSYIKAINSNPRYGLTYNNLGNLLKDTGNLEAALKVYGDALKINPKDFQIYNNIGMVYEKSRRYNDAIKSYKEAVRINPNYDKAINNIGVVLYKQEKYKEAIEIFKIALKVNPKYYELYSNIGACYNKLKMYDEAIESLNIAIEKNPENGGAYTNLGNVYNKIYDYKKAAKLHEKSIELEPKGENAYSNVGNSYKHLGQTKKAIDSYKKAIELKPDFVNAHFDLATMYLAKGDYKNGFAEYEWRFRKDEMLSHIANNKDIFSKPMFTGKEKIKDKTILLHSEQGFGDSIQFIRFLKPFKEKFSCKIAVKCRDELKELFKAIEEIDILVDRSEDTPEFDYHLPIMSLAKILELKSSKDLPKEFPYLFATKDKELEVKEEKGKLNIGICWSASVTGESYDGKVFSLEYFIPLANNPKINLYSLQVGPENEDIKKYNLEDKIIDLTDKLTDFSKTASLMKELDLVISSDTSVAHLAGALDVPVWIPLQKIPDWRWSNKGDTTPWYKSAKLFRQKTARVWDSVFQSIYDKLFSNFKIKIDR; encoded by the coding sequence ATGGATAATAAAATGGTTTATACCCCACAAATTTTTGAAAAAAATGATTTAGAAGATGCAAAAAAAATTATATTAACAAAGGAGGGAAATGTTTCATCAGAAGAGAGATGGGATAAAGAAACTAGCTTTGTAGTGGATGATATAATTAGTAAGTTAGACTTGGATGAAAATAAGACAATACTAGATTATGGGTGTGGAATAGGAAGAATAGCAAAAGAACTAATTGAAAAAACTTCTTGTAAAATTATTGGAGTTGATATTTCAGAATCTATGCGAAAATTGGCTACAGAATATGTAAATAGTTCAAACTTTGAAGCCATATCTTTAGAAGAATTCAAAAATAAAATAGAAGAGGGTAAAAAGTTTGATTTTGCGTATTCTATTTGGGTATTACAGCATTGTATTAAACCACAAGAGGATATAAAATTAATAAAAAAATCTTTAAAAGATGATGCATTAATCTATATTTTAAACAATCTTAAAAGTGCAGTTCCTACAAATAAAGGATGGATAGATAATAAGGTAAATATACATTCTCTTTTAATAAAAGAATTTGAAGAAAAAAGTATTTCAAAGTTACCTATTGAAATATCAAGTGAAAAAATATCTAACAATACTTTTATAAGTTTATTAAAAAATAGTAAATATAAATTGATCTCTTTATTTCAAGAAGCTCATAAAGCTTATAGTCAAAATGATTTAGAAAAGGCAAAAAAACTTTATGAGAAAATATTAAATGAGGATTCTAAAAATGCAGAAGCATATTGTAATTTAGGTTTTATTTTAAGAAAACTTGGAAAAAATAAAGAGGCATTTGATAGTTATATTAAAGCTATAAATTCGAACCCAAGATATGGTTTAACATATAATAATCTTGGTAACTTGTTAAAAGATACAGGAAATTTAGAAGCAGCATTAAAAGTATATGGTGATGCACTTAAGATAAATCCAAAAGATTTTCAAATATATAACAATATCGGTATGGTTTATGAAAAGTCAAGAAGATATAATGATGCTATTAAAAGTTATAAAGAAGCAGTAAGAATCAATCCAAATTATGATAAAGCTATAAATAATATTGGTGTAGTTTTATATAAACAAGAAAAATATAAAGAAGCTATTGAAATATTTAAAATAGCTTTAAAAGTAAATCCAAAATATTATGAATTATATAGCAATATTGGAGCTTGTTATAATAAACTTAAAATGTATGATGAAGCTATAGAATCTCTTAATATAGCAATTGAAAAAAATCCTGAAAATGGTGGAGCTTATACAAATCTTGGTAATGTATATAATAAAATATATGATTACAAAAAAGCAGCAAAACTACATGAAAAATCTATTGAATTAGAACCAAAAGGGGAAAATGCTTATAGTAATGTTGGTAATTCATATAAACATTTAGGTCAAACAAAAAAAGCGATTGATTCATATAAAAAAGCAATTGAATTAAAACCAGACTTTGTAAATGCTCATTTTGATTTAGCAACAATGTATTTGGCAAAAGGGGATTATAAAAATGGTTTTGCTGAGTATGAGTGGAGATTTAGAAAAGATGAGATGTTATCCCATATTGCAAATAATAAAGATATCTTTTCAAAACCTATGTTTACTGGAAAAGAAAAGATAAAAGATAAAACTATACTTTTACATTCAGAGCAAGGTTTTGGTGATTCTATACAGTTTATAAGATTTTTAAAACCTTTTAAAGAGAAATTTTCTTGTAAAATTGCAGTTAAATGTAGAGATGAATTAAAAGAGTTATTTAAAGCTATTGAAGAGATTGATATATTAGTTGATAGAAGTGAAGATACGCCTGAGTTTGATTATCATCTTCCAATAATGAGTTTAGCAAAAATTTTAGAATTAAAATCATCAAAAGATTTACCTAAAGAGTTTCCATATCTATTTGCCACAAAAGATAAAGAGTTGGAAGTAAAAGAGGAAAAAGGGAAATTAAACATAGGTATATGTTGGAGTGCATCTGTTACAGGTGAGAGTTATGATGGGAAAGTATTTAGTTTAGAATATTTTATACCTTTAGCTAATAATCCAAAAATAAACCTTTATTCTTTACAAGTTGGACCTGAAAATGAAGATATTAAAAAGTATAATCTTGAAGATAAAATTATTGATTTAACTGATAAATTAACAGATTTTTCGAAAACAGCAAGTCTTATGAAAGAGCTTGACTTAGTTATCTCTTCAGATACTTCAGTAGCCCATCTAGCAGGAGCTTTAGATGTTCCAGTTTGGATTCCTCTTCAAAAAATTCCAGATTGGAGATGGTCAAATAAAGGAGATACAACTCCTTGGTATAAAAGTGCGAAACTTTTTAGACAAAAAACTGCAAGAGTCTGGGATAGCGTATTTCAGTCTATTTATGATAAACTATTTTCTAATTTTAAAATTAAAATAGATAGGTAA
- the carB gene encoding carbamoyl-phosphate synthase large subunit — MPKREDIKSILLIGSGPIIIGQACEFDYSGTQATKTLKELGYRVVLINSNPATIMTDPEFADRTYIEPITEEVVAKIIEKENIDAILPTMGGQTALNVATSMYDKGMLEGVQFLGAHPDAIKKGEDRHLFNEAMIKIGMDLPKSANAYSVDEAIKVAKEIGFPVISRASFTLAGGGSGVAYNMEEFKKLAEAGIEASPINEIEIMESMLGWKEYEMEVIRDRKDNCIIVCSIENLDPMGVHTGDSVTIAPALTLTDKEYQNMRNASFAILREIGVDTGGSNVQFSICPKTGRMIVIEMNPRVSRSSALASKATGYPIAKVATLLAVGFTLDEIENDITGTTASFEPVIDYVVTKIPRFTFEKFPKADSTLTTGMKSVGEVMSMGRTFNESIQKALCSLETGLVGFDPICDDLEKIKAEIRRPNADRLRYLMDGMRKGLTNEEIFELCAVDPWFLTKFREIYNLEQSINESILTDASHMRIIKSNGFSDAMIGKLIGKSESEVYEARKALDVDFEYNEVDTCAAEFKALTPYLYSTTNVTKLPKVENKSTEKKVMIIGGGPNRIGQGIEFDYCCVHASFALNEMGVKTIMYNCNPETVSTDYDTSDILYFEPIDFEHVRSVVEKENPDGVIVHFGGQTPLKLANALTEAGAKIIGTTAEVIDLAEDREKFSTFVTKAGLLQPENGTAVEVEEAIEIAERIGYPVLVRPSFVLGGRGMKIVYSTDELKQYMDEAVSVSNDAPVLIDKFLDRAIELDVDCICDGKEVYIGGIMQHIEEAGVHSGDSACSLPPISIAPELIKELEVKTKAMALGLGVIGLMNTQYAIHKGQIYLIEVNPRASRTVPFVSKATGMPLAKVATRVMWGESLRNALDTYNSDLIWEDNGVLKPILKDHIAIKEAVFPFTKLSGSDMILTPEMKSTGEVMGISDNFGISYAKSQSAAKNDLPVEGKVFISLCDLDKEFAPKIAKGLVEEGFTVVATGGTHKVITEAGIECEKVLKISEGRPNITDSITNKEIALALNTSDGKESSKDDGKNIRRAVLKEGIPYVTTAAAALACVEAMKALKHKDGIGVKSIQEFLND, encoded by the coding sequence ATGCCAAAAAGAGAAGACATAAAATCTATTTTACTTATTGGTTCAGGCCCAATTATTATTGGACAAGCCTGCGAATTTGACTATTCTGGAACACAAGCTACTAAAACATTAAAAGAGTTAGGTTATAGAGTTGTACTTATCAACTCAAATCCAGCTACTATCATGACAGACCCTGAGTTTGCGGATAGAACTTATATTGAGCCTATTACAGAAGAAGTTGTTGCAAAAATAATTGAAAAAGAAAATATTGATGCAATCTTACCTACTATGGGTGGACAAACTGCACTTAATGTAGCAACTTCAATGTATGACAAAGGTATGCTAGAAGGAGTACAGTTCTTAGGAGCTCATCCAGATGCAATTAAAAAAGGTGAAGATAGACACCTATTTAATGAAGCAATGATTAAAATCGGTATGGACTTACCTAAAAGTGCCAATGCGTATAGTGTTGATGAAGCTATAAAAGTAGCAAAAGAGATTGGATTTCCTGTAATCAGTAGAGCATCATTTACCCTAGCTGGTGGTGGTTCTGGTGTTGCTTATAATATGGAAGAGTTTAAAAAGCTTGCAGAAGCTGGTATTGAAGCATCTCCTATCAATGAGATTGAGATTATGGAATCAATGCTTGGTTGGAAAGAATATGAAATGGAAGTTATCAGAGATAGAAAAGATAACTGTATTATTGTATGTTCTATTGAAAACTTAGACCCTATGGGTGTTCACACTGGAGATTCTGTTACTATTGCACCTGCACTTACTCTTACAGATAAAGAATATCAAAATATGAGAAATGCATCATTTGCTATTTTAAGAGAGATTGGAGTTGATACTGGTGGTTCAAATGTTCAGTTCTCAATCTGTCCAAAAACAGGAAGAATGATTGTTATTGAGATGAACCCAAGAGTTTCAAGATCTTCTGCTCTTGCATCAAAAGCAACTGGTTATCCTATTGCAAAAGTTGCAACACTACTTGCAGTTGGATTTACTCTTGATGAGATTGAAAACGATATTACAGGAACAACAGCATCTTTTGAGCCAGTAATCGATTATGTTGTTACAAAGATTCCAAGATTTACTTTTGAAAAATTCCCTAAAGCAGATTCTACTTTAACAACAGGTATGAAATCAGTTGGTGAAGTTATGTCTATGGGTAGAACATTTAATGAGTCTATTCAAAAAGCATTATGTTCACTAGAAACTGGACTTGTAGGGTTTGATCCTATTTGTGATGATTTAGAGAAAATCAAAGCAGAGATAAGAAGACCAAATGCTGATAGATTAAGATACTTAATGGATGGTATGAGAAAAGGTCTTACAAACGAAGAGATTTTTGAATTATGTGCTGTAGACCCATGGTTCTTAACAAAATTCAGAGAGATTTATAACTTAGAACAATCAATTAATGAATCAATCTTAACAGATGCTTCTCATATGAGAATAATCAAATCAAATGGTTTCTCAGATGCAATGATTGGAAAACTTATTGGTAAATCTGAAAGTGAAGTTTATGAAGCAAGAAAAGCTTTAGATGTAGATTTTGAATACAACGAAGTTGATACTTGTGCAGCTGAATTTAAAGCTTTAACTCCATATCTTTATTCAACTACAAATGTAACTAAGTTACCAAAAGTTGAAAACAAATCAACTGAGAAAAAAGTTATGATTATTGGTGGTGGACCAAATAGAATTGGTCAAGGTATTGAGTTTGACTATTGTTGTGTACACGCATCATTTGCTTTAAATGAAATGGGTGTAAAAACTATCATGTATAACTGTAACCCTGAAACTGTATCTACAGACTATGATACTTCGGATATTTTATACTTTGAACCAATCGATTTTGAACACGTTAGAAGTGTAGTTGAAAAAGAGAATCCAGATGGTGTAATTGTTCACTTTGGTGGACAAACTCCACTTAAACTTGCAAATGCATTAACAGAAGCTGGAGCAAAAATCATTGGTACTACTGCTGAAGTTATTGATTTAGCAGAAGATAGAGAAAAGTTCTCTACTTTTGTTACAAAAGCTGGATTATTACAACCTGAAAATGGAACAGCTGTAGAGGTTGAAGAAGCTATTGAAATCGCAGAAAGAATTGGTTATCCAGTACTTGTTAGACCATCATTTGTTCTTGGTGGTAGAGGTATGAAAATTGTTTACTCAACTGATGAATTAAAACAATACATGGATGAAGCAGTTTCTGTATCAAATGATGCACCTGTACTTATTGATAAATTCCTTGATAGAGCAATTGAACTTGATGTTGATTGTATTTGTGATGGAAAAGAGGTATATATTGGTGGAATTATGCAACATATTGAAGAAGCAGGGGTACACTCTGGGGATTCAGCTTGTTCATTACCTCCAATCTCTATTGCACCTGAACTTATCAAAGAGCTTGAAGTTAAAACAAAAGCAATGGCACTTGGACTTGGTGTAATTGGTCTTATGAATACTCAATATGCTATTCATAAAGGACAAATTTATCTAATCGAAGTAAATCCAAGAGCTTCAAGAACCGTTCCATTTGTATCAAAAGCAACTGGTATGCCTTTAGCAAAAGTTGCTACTAGAGTTATGTGGGGAGAGAGCCTAAGAAATGCCCTTGATACATATAATAGTGACTTAATCTGGGAAGATAATGGAGTATTAAAACCAATATTAAAAGACCATATTGCTATTAAAGAAGCAGTATTCCCATTTACTAAACTAAGTGGTTCAGATATGATTCTTACACCTGAAATGAAATCTACAGGTGAGGTTATGGGTATCTCTGATAACTTTGGTATCTCTTATGCTAAATCACAAAGTGCAGCTAAAAATGACTTGCCAGTAGAAGGAAAAGTATTTATCTCTTTATGTGATTTAGATAAAGAGTTCGCTCCTAAAATAGCAAAAGGCTTAGTAGAAGAAGGTTTTACAGTTGTTGCAACTGGTGGAACACACAAAGTTATTACAGAAGCTGGAATAGAGTGTGAAAAAGTACTTAAAATCTCTGAGGGTAGACCAAATATTACTGACTCTATTACAAACAAAGAGATTGCTTTAGCACTTAATACAAGTGATGGAAAAGAGTCTTCAAAAGATGATGGTAAAAACATCAGAAGAGCAGTTTTAAAAGAGGGTATCCCTTATGTTACAACTGCAGCAGCAGCTTTAGCTTGTGTTGAAGCTATGAAAGCTTTAAAACACAAAGATGGAATAGGTGTTAAATCTATCCAAGAATTTTTAAATGACTAA
- a CDS encoding ATP-binding protein — protein sequence MFLQRENELKILEDNYNKPNSSIEFIFGAKSTGKTTLLNEYSKDKEKLYFSNYEMIPSQFFTQMANTISIKFHGTNTVGKPFNTFLEVLKFLNNQKIEKKAIIIFDDFQNVLKVDKDALNELLKYWKSDLKTKNIQLIVSSSILYGELKDKEIESIANSNIKLKYLSFLAIKEFFPKVNKLDHLYIYSLLGTSPTNLKYYNPNTEFTENIYNLFLSSNSYLFDYGIQILKSEIGDIGTYSSILYAIAKGNSKVGDIANFLDVKSTYLSRYLQKLIDMMIIEKIVPINDDKKNSKFGRYIISDNTLKFWFLYIYPNLSDLQQNEVKEVSLLIQDEFIRKTVFSSYKKCIKDYINIKQESILGYKPVAIGSWWDNHNNTIDLIAYDRKNITFIQILWEDKDMAKIAYGKLKTASEKFKTSLEKKYVIVTKNTFFNIK from the coding sequence ATGTTTTTACAAAGAGAAAATGAACTAAAAATATTAGAAGATAATTATAATAAACCAAATTCATCAATTGAGTTTATTTTTGGAGCTAAAAGTACAGGAAAAACTACACTGTTAAATGAGTATTCAAAAGATAAAGAAAAGCTATATTTTTCAAATTATGAGATGATTCCTTCTCAGTTTTTTACACAAATGGCAAACACTATAAGTATAAAGTTTCATGGAACAAATACTGTAGGAAAACCATTTAATACTTTTTTGGAAGTATTGAAATTTTTAAACAATCAAAAAATTGAGAAGAAAGCCATCATAATATTTGATGATTTCCAAAATGTATTAAAAGTAGATAAAGATGCTTTAAATGAACTTTTAAAATATTGGAAAAGTGATTTAAAAACAAAAAATATTCAATTGATAGTATCTAGTTCAATCCTTTATGGAGAGCTAAAAGATAAAGAGATTGAATCAATAGCAAACTCAAATATTAAACTTAAATATTTAAGCTTTTTAGCTATAAAAGAGTTTTTCCCAAAAGTTAATAAATTAGATCATTTATATATTTATTCTCTTTTAGGTACTTCTCCAACTAATTTAAAGTATTATAATCCAAATACTGAATTTACTGAAAATATATATAATCTATTTTTATCTTCAAACTCATATTTATTTGATTATGGAATACAAATTCTAAAATCAGAAATAGGTGATATAGGTACTTACTCTTCTATCCTTTATGCAATTGCAAAGGGCAATTCAAAAGTTGGAGATATTGCAAATTTCTTAGATGTAAAATCAACTTATCTATCAAGATATTTACAAAAGCTAATTGATATGATGATTATAGAAAAAATTGTACCTATAAATGATGATAAGAAAAATTCAAAATTTGGAAGATATATTATTAGTGATAATACTTTAAAATTTTGGTTTTTATATATTTATCCAAATCTTAGTGATCTACAACAAAATGAAGTAAAAGAGGTTAGTCTTTTAATACAAGATGAGTTTATAAGAAAAACAGTATTTAGTAGTTATAAAAAATGTATTAAGGATTATATAAATATAAAGCAAGAGTCTATCTTAGGATATAAACCAGTTGCAATAGGTAGCTGGTGGGATAATCATAATAATACAATTGATTTAATTGCATATGATAGAAAAAATATAACGTTTATCCAAATACTTTGGGAAGATAAGGATATGGCAAAAATTGCATATGGTAAACTTAAAACTGCATCGGAAAAATTTAAAACTTCTTTAGAAAAAAAATACGTAATAGTTACAAAAAACACTTTTTTTAATATAAAATAG
- a CDS encoding Sua5 YciO YrdC YwlC family protein, with protein MDKNKVYLVQTDTTVGFSSADDEKLSIIKQRPLSQKILQTVDSFSTLNKNARVPKSHRKRVRYSNKTTFIYPNLKSFRVIKEDIPFKDFILKFGSQFSTSANLTGNKFDKDFAYENSDILVLTKDGYSENISSSIYKLGKNRLKKIR; from the coding sequence ATGGACAAAAATAAAGTATATTTAGTTCAAACTGATACTACAGTTGGTTTCTCATCGGCAGACGATGAGAAACTGTCAATTATAAAACAAAGACCACTTTCTCAAAAAATACTTCAAACAGTTGATTCTTTTTCAACATTAAATAAAAATGCAAGAGTTCCTAAAAGTCATAGAAAAAGGGTAAGATACTCAAATAAAACAACTTTTATATACCCAAATCTAAAATCTTTTAGAGTTATAAAAGAGGATATTCCTTTTAAAGATTTTATATTAAAATTTGGAAGCCAGTTCTCAACTTCAGCAAACCTTACCGGAAATAAATTTGATAAAGATTTTGCATATGAAAATTCTGATATTTTAGTTTTGACAAAAGATGGATATAGTGAGAATATATCTTCATCTATATATAAACTTGGAAAAAACAGATTAAAGAAGATAAGATAA